The Herminiimonas arsenitoxidans genome window below encodes:
- a CDS encoding AAA family ATPase, whose amino-acid sequence MRQETRFEGSQSYVATSDLKLAVNAALTLQRPLLIKGEPGTGKTMLAEEVAAALNMPLLQWHIKSTTKAQQGLYEYDAVSRLRDSQLGDERVKNIDNYIIKGVLWQAFAADQQVVLLIDEIDKADIEFPNDLLRELDRMEFFVYETREMVKAKHRPLVIITSNNEKELPDAFLRRCFFHYIKFPDRDTMEQIVAVHFPNLKKDLLAKALEVFYQVREVGGLKKKPSTSELLDWLKLLLAEDIPPEALRSNDDKIIVPPLHGALLKNEQDINLFERLVFMSRTNR is encoded by the coding sequence ATGCGACAAGAGACACGCTTCGAAGGTTCCCAGAGTTATGTTGCCACCAGCGACCTGAAGCTCGCTGTCAACGCTGCACTGACCTTGCAGCGTCCGCTATTGATCAAAGGTGAACCGGGCACCGGCAAAACCATGCTGGCGGAAGAAGTTGCTGCCGCATTGAATATGCCCTTGTTGCAATGGCATATCAAATCGACGACCAAAGCGCAGCAAGGCTTGTATGAATACGATGCAGTGTCGCGCTTGCGCGATTCGCAACTTGGCGACGAACGCGTCAAGAACATCGATAACTACATTATCAAAGGCGTATTGTGGCAGGCATTTGCTGCCGACCAGCAAGTTGTTTTGTTGATCGATGAAATCGACAAGGCCGATATCGAGTTCCCTAACGATTTACTGCGCGAACTCGATCGCATGGAGTTCTTCGTCTATGAAACGCGTGAAATGGTGAAAGCCAAGCATAGACCGCTGGTCATTATCACATCGAATAATGAAAAAGAATTGCCGGACGCTTTCCTGCGCCGCTGCTTCTTCCACTACATCAAGTTTCCCGACCGCGACACGATGGAACAGATCGTCGCTGTGCACTTCCCCAATCTCAAGAAAGACTTGCTGGCGAAAGCACTCGAAGTCTTTTATCAAGTACGCGAAGTTGGCGGCTTGAAGAAGAAGCCATCCACTTCCGAATTGCTGGATTGGTTGAAACTCTTGCTGGCGGAAGATATCCCGCCGGAAGCATTGCGCAGCAACGACGACAAGATCATCGTGCCGCCGCTGCACGGTGCCTTGCTGAAGAATGAACAAGACATCAATCTGTTTGAACGACTGGTGTTCATGTCGCGCACGAACCGCTAA